From Camelus bactrianus isolate YW-2024 breed Bactrian camel chromosome 16, ASM4877302v1, whole genome shotgun sequence, the proteins below share one genomic window:
- the KRT12 gene encoding keratin, type I cytoskeletal 12: MALSVRTSGLPQRLSSQSGTLGRARGMSSSSIGSSYAGSAFGFGGSYAGGFSAASMFGSSSGLGGGSASSFAGGMGTGYGGAMGGSFGALGIAFGGSPGGGSLGILSGNDGGLLSGSEKETMKNLNDRLASYLDKVRALEEANTELENKIREWYETRGSGAGDPRSQNDYSKYYPLIEDLRNKIISASIANAQLILQIDNARLAAEDFRMKYENELALCQNVEADINGLRRVLDEMTLARADLEMQIENLQEELAYLKKNHEEELQSFHAGGPGQVSVEMDAAPGVDLTRLLNDMRAQYEAIAEQNRKDAEAWFIEKSGELRKEISTNTEQLQSSKSEVTDLRRALQNLEIELQSQLAMVGRPQKDAASFRLCKENVASKLVRPLAAFRISVPSIVTSVSFPSHVQKKSLEDSLAETEGDYCGQLSQVQQLIGSLEEQLLQMRADADRQNADYQRLLNVKTRLELEIETYRRLLDGEAQGDSLDESSYVMTASKSQAPSTDSSKDPTKARKIKTIVQEVVNGEVVSSQVQEIEELM; encoded by the exons ATGGCACTCTCCGTGCGAACCTCTGGACTGCCCCAGCGGCTCTCTTCCCAGAGCGGGACactgggcagagccaggggcaTGTCTTCCTCCAGCATCGGAAGCAGCTATGCGGGAAGCGCCTTTGGCTTTGGAGGCAGCTATGCGGGTGGCTTTTCTGCTGCCTCCATGTTTGGTTCTAGTTCTGGCTTGGGTGGTGGCTCTGCCAGTTCCTTTGCAGGAGGAATGGGCACTGGTTACGGGGGAGCCATGGGAGGTAGCTTTGGGGCCCTGGGGATCGCATTTGGGGGAAGCCCAGGAGGTGGGTCTCTTGGCATCCTCTCGGGCAACGATGGAGGCCTTCTTTCTGGAtcagaaaaggaaactatgaaAAATCTTAACGACAGATTGGCGTCCTACCTGGATAAGGTTCGAGCTCTAGAAGAGGCGAACACCGAGCTAGAAAACAAAATTCGAGAATGGTACGAAACCCGAGGATCTGGGGCTGGAGACCCCAGGTCACAGAATGATTACAGTAAATACTATCCATTGATTGAAGACCTCAGGAATAAG ATCATTTCTGCCAGCATTGCAAACGCCCAGCTCATCCTGCAGATCGACAATGCAAGACTAGCTGCTGAAGACTTCAGGATGAA ATATGAGAATGAGCTGGCCCTGTGCCAGAACGTGGAAGCTGACATCAACGGCCTGCGCAGGGTGCTGGACGAGATGACCCTGGCCAGAGCCGACCTGGAGATGCAGATAGAGAATCTCCAGGAGGAGTTGGCCTATCTGAAGAAGAACCATGAGGAG GAGCTCCAAAGCTTCCATGCAGGAGGCCCAGGCCAGGTCAGCGTAGAAATGGACGCTGCCCCAGGAGTGGACCTCACCAGGCTCCTCAACGACATGCGGGCACAGTATGAAGCCATCGCTGAGCAGAACCGGAAGGACGCGGAAGCCTGGTTCATCGAAAAG AGCGGGGAGCTCAGGAAGGAGATCAGCACCAACACGGAGCAGCTTCAGTCCAGCAAGAGCGAGGTCACCGACCTGCGGCGCGCGCTTCAAAACCTGGAGATCGAGCTCCAGTCCCAGCTCGCCATGGTAGGGCGCCCGCAGAAAGACGCGGCTTCCTTTCGACTTTGCAAAGAAAATGTTGCATCCAAATTAGTAAGACCACTGGCTGCCTTCCGCATTTCGGTCCCCTCCATTGTTACGTCTGTGTCATTCCCCTCCCACGTGCAGAAGAAATCCCTGGAGGACTCGTTGGCCGAAACCGAGGGCGACTACTGCGGCCAGCTGTCCCAGGTGCAGCAGCTCATCGGCAGCCTGGAGGAGCAGCTGCTGCAGATGCGCGCCGACGCCGACCGCCAGAACGCCGACTACCAGCGGCTGCTGAACGTCAAGACCCGCCTGGAGCTGGAGATCGAGACCTACCGCCGCCTGCTGGACGGCGAAGCCCAAGG TGACTCTTTGGATGAAAGTTCATACGTGATGACAGCCTCCAAATCTCAAGCACCATCAACTGATTCCTCTAAAG ACCCCACCAAAGCCCGAAAAATCAAGACAATCGTGCAGGAGGTGGTGAATGGTGAAGTGGTCTCATCCCAAGTTCAGGAAATTGAAGAACTAATGTAA